The following proteins are co-located in the Pseudomonas antarctica genome:
- a CDS encoding PLP-dependent cysteine synthase family protein — translation MLHNSILDVIGHTPIVRLEQFSEDLGIEVYAKLESLNPGGSHKARIALGMILDAERRGVLIRDSGQTIIEPSGGNTGIGLVMAGNVLGYKVVLVIPDNYSPEKQKLLRLYGAKVVLSDSRLGNNSHGEKCMELQLENPSFVMLNQQRNGANPQTHRDTTAPEIIRAFGEQRVDYFVSGIGTGGHITGIGETLKATWPAIRVMGVEPEECDLLKDRHAPHHIQGLSIGLIPSILNVEVLDGMLKVSRQACIDMMKRIMRTDAISLGLSSAANMVAIAQLAPELPPETVVLTMVYDNADSYLPNFE, via the coding sequence ATGTTGCATAACTCAATTCTCGACGTGATCGGCCATACGCCCATCGTGCGCCTGGAGCAGTTTTCCGAGGACCTCGGCATCGAGGTCTACGCCAAGCTGGAATCACTCAACCCCGGCGGCAGTCACAAGGCGCGCATCGCCTTGGGCATGATCCTCGACGCGGAGCGTCGCGGCGTGCTGATCCGCGATTCCGGGCAAACCATTATCGAACCCAGCGGCGGCAACACCGGCATCGGCCTGGTGATGGCAGGCAATGTACTGGGTTACAAAGTGGTGCTGGTGATCCCCGACAACTACAGCCCCGAAAAACAGAAACTGCTGCGCCTCTACGGCGCCAAGGTAGTGCTGTCGGACAGCCGTTTGGGCAATAACTCCCATGGCGAAAAGTGTATGGAGCTGCAGCTGGAAAACCCCAGCTTCGTGATGCTCAACCAGCAACGCAACGGCGCCAACCCACAAACCCACCGCGATACCACCGCGCCGGAAATCATCCGAGCCTTTGGTGAACAGCGCGTTGACTATTTCGTCAGCGGTATCGGTACCGGTGGCCACATCACCGGCATCGGCGAAACCCTCAAAGCCACGTGGCCGGCGATCCGGGTAATGGGCGTGGAGCCGGAAGAATGCGACCTGCTAAAAGATCGGCACGCGCCGCACCATATACAGGGCCTGTCGATTGGCTTGATCCCAAGCATCCTCAATGTCGAGGTGCTGGACGGCATGCTCAAGGTATCGCGCCAGGCGTGCATCGACATGATGAAACGCATCATGCGCACCGACGCCATCAGCCTTGGGTTGTCCTCGGCTGCCAACATGGTTGCCATCGCTCAGCTTGCCCCCGAACTTCCGCCCGAAACGGTGGTGTTGACCATGGTCTACGACAATGCTGACAGCTACCTGCCCAATTTCGAGTAA
- a CDS encoding alpha/beta fold hydrolase, with amino-acid sequence MQSSSNLFPVALISAERRGDLSEDVYRLKPGNSPDGTVELAVTRLGLADVPENRGMPVILVHGSFSNRRFWYSPKGIGLGAYLARQGFDVWIPEMRGHGLSKRNQNYASNRVADYARYDLPAIGAFVREQSAQIPHWIGHSLGGTALAAALGGQHLGAPAVASVALFGCQVSRTHWPLKIPPLEWTGRLLLKRFGEVSGSRLKRGPEDEPAGVMIEAMRWNGLFGRFGEGKQDWWKGLADVDVPLLAVSAAGDRQDPDWACRKLFEQVGSVHRQYLCLGRGQGFTGDFGHVEMLVSKAAQAEVWPLVAQWLNDPLTPLFGAQSQIAATV; translated from the coding sequence ATGCAAAGCAGTAGCAACCTGTTTCCCGTCGCCCTGATCAGCGCTGAACGTCGCGGCGACCTGAGTGAAGATGTGTACCGCCTCAAACCCGGCAACAGCCCGGACGGCACCGTCGAGTTGGCCGTGACCCGTTTGGGCCTGGCGGATGTCCCGGAAAACCGGGGCATGCCGGTAATTTTAGTGCACGGCAGTTTTTCCAATCGGCGCTTCTGGTACTCGCCTAAAGGCATCGGCCTGGGCGCTTACCTGGCGCGCCAGGGATTTGATGTATGGATCCCGGAAATGCGTGGGCATGGCCTGTCCAAGCGCAATCAGAACTACGCCAGCAATCGCGTCGCCGATTATGCGCGTTACGATTTGCCGGCCATCGGGGCGTTTGTGCGTGAGCAAAGTGCGCAAATCCCGCACTGGATTGGGCATTCCCTGGGTGGCACCGCTCTGGCGGCAGCCTTGGGCGGTCAGCACCTTGGCGCGCCAGCAGTGGCCTCAGTCGCGCTGTTTGGCTGCCAGGTCAGCCGCACCCACTGGCCGTTGAAAATTCCACCGCTGGAGTGGACGGGGCGTTTGCTTCTGAAGCGCTTTGGCGAGGTATCCGGCTCCCGCCTCAAGCGCGGTCCGGAGGACGAGCCGGCGGGCGTGATGATCGAGGCCATGCGCTGGAATGGCCTGTTCGGTCGCTTTGGCGAGGGTAAGCAAGACTGGTGGAAGGGCTTGGCCGACGTTGACGTGCCGCTGTTGGCGGTGAGCGCTGCGGGTGATCGGCAAGACCCGGATTGGGCGTGTCGCAAACTGTTCGAGCAAGTGGGCTCTGTGCATCGCCAATACCTGTGCCTGGGGCGCGGGCAAGGTTTTACCGGGGATTTCGGGCATGTTGAAATGCTGGTCAGTAAAGCCGCCCAGGCCGAAGTGTGGCCGTTGGTGGCGCAGTGGTTGAACGATCCGCTCACACCTTTGTTCGGGGCTCAATCGCAGATTGCCGCAACGGTTTGA
- a CDS encoding DMT family transporter produces the protein MAGLVTSVMFLIVCLSWGTTWLGIKIAVESVPPLTSAGLRFLIAFPLFLCFALVRREPILFPRESRWFFVFVTLSYFSVPYYLLNYGEMHVSSGLTALLFSCMPVFILIFSALFLRERIYFSQVVGIGIGFGSLYMIIKSQGLHLDHAEFFGVLAILTAAIMHALCYVITKQKGSAISVITYNTLPIGIAGLMLFVAGLWFETPTFENITLRSWSALFYLGLVASVGGFIVYFMLLKRLSPIILSFVFIIFPVFAVIIGAWYEGVEISRDLMLYSAILLAGFAITKLPVEKLLAKKN, from the coding sequence TTGGCCGGCCTGGTAACCAGCGTGATGTTTCTTATCGTGTGCCTGAGTTGGGGCACCACTTGGCTGGGGATCAAGATCGCCGTCGAAAGCGTGCCTCCGCTGACGTCTGCAGGCTTGCGCTTCCTGATCGCGTTTCCGTTGTTTCTGTGCTTTGCCCTGGTGCGCCGTGAACCGATCCTGTTCCCCCGAGAAAGCCGCTGGTTCTTCGTATTCGTAACCCTGTCCTATTTCAGCGTTCCCTATTACTTGCTCAACTATGGCGAGATGCACGTCTCGTCCGGCCTCACCGCCCTGCTGTTCAGCTGCATGCCCGTCTTCATCCTGATTTTCTCCGCGCTGTTCCTGCGCGAGCGCATCTACTTTTCCCAGGTGGTCGGCATCGGCATCGGTTTCGGCAGCCTCTACATGATCATCAAGAGCCAGGGCCTGCACCTGGACCACGCCGAGTTCTTCGGGGTACTGGCGATCCTGACCGCCGCGATCATGCATGCACTGTGCTATGTCATTACCAAGCAAAAAGGCAGCGCCATCAGCGTAATTACCTACAACACCCTGCCCATCGGCATTGCCGGGCTGATGCTGTTCGTCGCCGGGCTGTGGTTTGAAACGCCCACGTTCGAAAACATTACCCTGCGTTCCTGGAGTGCACTGTTCTACCTGGGGCTGGTGGCGTCGGTGGGCGGTTTTATCGTCTATTTCATGCTGCTAAAACGCTTGAGCCCGATCATTTTGTCGTTCGTGTTCATCATCTTCCCGGTGTTCGCGGTGATCATCGGCGCCTGGTACGAAGGCGTGGAGATTTCCCGTGACCTGATGCTGTACTCGGCCATCCTGCTGGCCGGCTTTGCGATTACCAAGTTGCCGGTTGAAAAACTGCTGGCCAAGAAAAATTGA
- the ppsA gene encoding phosphoenolpyruvate synthase, whose protein sequence is MVEYVVSLDKLGVHDVEHVGGKNASLGEMISNLAGAGVSVPGGFATTAQAYRDFLELSGLNAQIHAALDALDVDDVNALAKTGAQIRKWIMDAEFPEKLNEEIRTAFAILSAGNPDMAVAVRSSATAEDLPDASFAGQQETFLNIRGVENVIRAAKEVFASLFNDRAISYRVHQGFDHKLVALSAGVQRMVRSETGTAGVMFTLDTESGFRDVVFITGAYGLGETVVQGAVNPDEFYVHKHTLEAGRPAILRRNLGSKAIKMIYGDEAKAGRSVKTVDVDKAERARFCLTDAEVSELAKQAMIIEKHYKCPMDIEWAKDGDDGKLYIVQARPETVKSRTSANVMERYLLKETGTVLVEGRAIGQRIGAGKVRIIKDVSEMDKVQPGDVLVSDMTDPDWEPVMKRASAIVTNRGGRTCHAAIIARELGIPAVVGCGNATQLLKDGQGVTVSCAEGDTGFIFEGELGFDIKQNSIDAMPDLPFKIMMNVGNPDRAFDFAQLPNAGVGLARLEFIINRMIGVHPKALLNYDGLPLEIKESVDKRIAGYNDPVGFYVEKLVEGISTLAAAFYPKKVIVRLSDFKSNEYANLIGGKLYEPEEENPMLGFRGASRYISEAFRDCFELECRALKRVRNEMGLTNVEIMVPFVRTLGEASQVVDLLAENGLSRGENGLRVIMMCELPSNAILAEEFLEFFDGFSIGSNDLTQLTLGLDRDSGIIAHLFDERNPAVKKLLANAIQACNKAGKYIGICGQGPSDHPDLAKWLMEQGIESVSLNPDSVLETWFFLAEGQAPA, encoded by the coding sequence TTGGTAGAGTACGTAGTTTCCCTCGATAAGCTCGGCGTCCATGATGTAGAGCATGTGGGGGGCAAGAACGCATCCCTCGGCGAGATGATCAGTAATCTTGCAGGCGCTGGTGTTTCGGTGCCCGGTGGTTTCGCCACCACGGCCCAGGCTTACCGCGATTTCCTCGAGCTGAGCGGGTTGAATGCTCAGATCCACGCCGCGCTGGACGCCCTGGACGTCGATGACGTCAACGCCCTGGCCAAGACCGGCGCCCAGATCCGTAAATGGATCATGGACGCCGAGTTCCCCGAGAAGCTCAACGAAGAAATCCGCACTGCTTTCGCCATTTTGTCGGCCGGCAACCCGGACATGGCCGTCGCCGTGCGCTCTTCTGCCACCGCTGAAGACTTGCCGGATGCCTCCTTTGCCGGCCAGCAAGAAACCTTCCTTAATATCCGCGGCGTGGAAAACGTTATCCGCGCAGCCAAGGAAGTGTTCGCCTCACTGTTCAACGACCGCGCTATTTCCTATCGTGTTCACCAGGGTTTCGACCACAAGCTGGTGGCCTTGTCTGCCGGTGTGCAGCGCATGGTACGTTCGGAAACCGGCACCGCCGGCGTGATGTTCACACTGGACACCGAATCCGGTTTCCGTGACGTGGTGTTTATCACCGGTGCCTACGGCCTGGGCGAAACCGTCGTACAAGGCGCGGTCAACCCGGACGAATTCTACGTCCACAAACACACCCTTGAGGCAGGCCGTCCGGCCATCCTGCGCCGTAACCTGGGCAGCAAAGCCATCAAGATGATCTACGGCGACGAGGCCAAGGCCGGTCGCTCGGTGAAAACCGTTGATGTCGACAAGGCTGAACGCGCGCGTTTCTGCCTGACCGACGCCGAAGTCAGCGAATTGGCCAAGCAAGCAATGATCATCGAAAAGCACTACAAGTGCCCGATGGACATCGAGTGGGCCAAAGACGGTGACGACGGCAAGTTGTACATCGTGCAGGCTCGCCCTGAAACCGTGAAGAGCCGTACCTCGGCTAACGTCATGGAGCGTTACCTGCTCAAAGAAACCGGCACCGTGCTGGTAGAAGGTCGCGCCATCGGCCAGCGCATTGGCGCCGGTAAAGTGCGGATCATCAAGGACGTGTCCGAAATGGACAAAGTCCAGCCAGGCGACGTTCTGGTTTCCGACATGACCGACCCGGACTGGGAGCCGGTGATGAAGCGCGCCAGCGCCATCGTCACCAACCGCGGCGGGCGTACCTGTCACGCGGCGATCATCGCCCGTGAGCTGGGGATCCCTGCTGTGGTGGGTTGCGGCAACGCCACCCAACTGTTGAAAGATGGCCAAGGTGTGACGGTGTCCTGCGCCGAAGGCGACACCGGCTTCATCTTTGAAGGCGAACTGGGCTTCGACATCAAGCAAAACTCCATCGACGCCATGCCAGACCTGCCGTTCAAGATCATGATGAACGTCGGTAACCCGGACCGTGCCTTCGATTTCGCGCAGCTGCCAAACGCCGGTGTGGGCCTGGCCCGCCTGGAGTTCATCATCAACCGCATGATCGGCGTGCACCCCAAGGCCTTGCTGAACTACGACGGTCTGCCGTTGGAGATCAAGGAAAGCGTCGACAAGCGCATCGCCGGCTACAACGACCCGGTAGGTTTCTACGTCGAGAAGCTGGTGGAAGGCATCAGCACCCTGGCGGCGGCCTTCTACCCGAAAAAGGTCATCGTGCGCCTGTCGGACTTCAAGTCCAACGAATACGCCAACCTGATCGGCGGCAAGCTCTATGAGCCGGAAGAAGAAAACCCGATGCTGGGTTTCCGCGGCGCCTCGCGTTACATCAGCGAAGCTTTCCGTGACTGCTTCGAGCTGGAGTGCCGTGCGCTCAAACGCGTGCGCAACGAGATGGGCCTGACCAACGTCGAGATCATGGTGCCGTTCGTGCGTACCCTCGGCGAGGCGAGCCAGGTCGTTGATCTGCTGGCGGAAAACGGCCTGAGTCGTGGTGAAAACGGCTTGCGCGTCATTATGATGTGCGAACTGCCATCCAACGCCATCCTGGCCGAAGAGTTCCTGGAGTTCTTCGACGGTTTCTCCATCGGCTCCAACGACCTGACCCAGCTGACCCTGGGCCTGGACCGCGATTCGGGGATCATCGCTCACTTGTTCGACGAGCGTAACCCGGCGGTCAAGAAGCTGCTGGCCAACGCCATCCAGGCGTGTAACAAGGCCGGCAAGTACATCGGGATCTGCGGCCAAGGCCCTTCCGACCACCCGGACCTGGCCAAATGGCTGATGGAGCAGGGCATCGAAAGCGTCTCGCTGAACCCCGATTCCGTGCTGGAAACCTGGTTCTTCCTCGCGGAAGGCCAAGCGCCCGCATAA
- the moeB gene encoding molybdopterin-synthase adenylyltransferase MoeB, protein MDVLRPTALEQIYAHASRSYPEECCGFVFADGSVYLGSNIQNELHRKNPEMYSRSAANGYTFSVADTLLLNKAFRSDNPVVVIYHSHPDVGAYFSDEDQDKALFLGEPIYPVSYLVVDVRQGKALGSKLFAWDGKHFALQPFNDLHTELSMNAVSFPDILVRVAKLPESTLEGTGSTLREVIENLCSSHPQLRPHLFHEKNNQLKEHFLFTAEEELIGADDTLPEKARIEVLLATSGGMDVDALSNEEVQRYVRHITLPGVGREGQLNLKKAKVLIIGTGGLGSPISLYLAAAGIGTLGLVDFDVVESSNLQRQIVHGNSTLGMPKVESAKQRLQDLNRHIQINAHNTALNADNALELVGAYDLVIDGTDNFDTRYLVNDACVQLGKPLVYGAIYRFDGQISVLNHKGGPCYRCLFPTAPPAELAPNCSAGGVIGVLPGVVGMIQATEAIKLLIGIGEPLSGRLMRFDALAMKFSEIRFKRRADCPCCSELRHSETVAPAVCADALPSQPSLAEERYIKPRVLKQLLEHPRSADVLLDVRDASELEVCKLPGVVHIPLAELDGQLDSLSRDNTHYLICYAGTRAEQAASTLLAAGFANTKVLQGGMKHWVRDVEPDMPLY, encoded by the coding sequence ATGGATGTCCTCCGCCCGACCGCCCTGGAACAGATCTACGCCCACGCCAGCCGCAGCTACCCCGAAGAGTGCTGTGGTTTTGTCTTCGCCGACGGCAGTGTGTACCTGGGCAGCAATATCCAGAATGAGCTGCACCGCAAGAACCCCGAGATGTACTCGCGCAGCGCGGCCAACGGCTACACCTTTTCCGTGGCCGACACGCTGCTGCTGAACAAGGCGTTTCGCAGCGATAACCCGGTGGTGGTGATCTACCACTCCCACCCGGACGTCGGTGCCTATTTCAGTGACGAAGACCAGGACAAGGCGCTGTTCCTGGGTGAGCCGATCTACCCCGTCAGCTACCTGGTGGTGGACGTTCGCCAGGGTAAGGCCCTGGGCTCAAAGCTGTTTGCCTGGGATGGCAAGCATTTCGCACTTCAACCCTTCAACGACCTGCACACGGAGTTGTCCATGAACGCTGTCTCTTTCCCCGATATTCTGGTTCGCGTGGCCAAGCTGCCGGAATCGACCCTTGAGGGCACTGGATCGACATTGCGCGAAGTCATTGAAAACCTCTGCAGCAGCCACCCACAGCTGCGCCCGCACCTGTTCCACGAAAAAAACAACCAGCTCAAGGAGCACTTTCTGTTCACCGCCGAAGAAGAACTGATCGGCGCAGATGACACATTGCCGGAAAAAGCCAGGATCGAAGTGCTGCTCGCGACCTCAGGCGGCATGGATGTCGACGCCCTGAGCAATGAAGAAGTGCAGCGTTACGTGCGCCACATCACGCTGCCGGGCGTCGGCCGCGAAGGTCAGTTGAACCTCAAAAAAGCCAAGGTCTTGATCATCGGCACGGGTGGCCTGGGCTCACCGATCAGCCTGTACCTGGCGGCAGCCGGCATCGGCACACTGGGCCTGGTGGATTTCGATGTGGTGGAAAGCAGTAACCTGCAACGCCAGATCGTCCACGGCAACAGCACACTGGGCATGCCCAAGGTCGAGTCCGCCAAGCAACGCCTACAGGACCTCAACCGGCATATTCAGATCAACGCCCACAACACGGCCCTGAATGCCGACAACGCGCTGGAACTGGTGGGCGCCTACGATCTGGTGATCGACGGCACCGACAACTTCGACACGCGCTACCTGGTCAACGACGCTTGCGTGCAGTTGGGCAAACCCTTGGTGTATGGCGCCATCTATCGCTTCGACGGGCAGATCAGCGTGCTCAACCATAAAGGCGGGCCGTGCTACCGCTGCCTGTTCCCCACAGCCCCGCCCGCAGAACTGGCCCCCAACTGCAGCGCCGGCGGCGTCATCGGTGTACTGCCGGGAGTGGTCGGGATGATTCAGGCCACCGAAGCCATCAAGTTGCTGATCGGCATCGGCGAACCGCTGTCCGGCCGCTTGATGCGTTTCGATGCGCTGGCAATGAAGTTCAGCGAAATCCGCTTCAAGCGTCGCGCCGATTGCCCCTGCTGCTCGGAACTGCGCCACAGCGAAACCGTGGCACCGGCGGTTTGCGCGGACGCCCTCCCCAGCCAACCTTCCCTGGCCGAAGAGCGCTACATCAAGCCGCGCGTACTCAAGCAACTGCTCGAACACCCGCGCAGCGCTGACGTGCTGCTGGATGTGCGCGACGCCAGCGAACTGGAAGTGTGCAAATTGCCAGGCGTTGTGCACATCCCCCTCGCCGAACTGGATGGGCAACTCGACAGCCTCAGCCGGGACAACACCCATTACCTGATCTGCTACGCAGGGACCCGCGCCGAGCAAGCGGCCAGCACCTTGCTGGCGGCCGGTTTCGCCAATACCAAAGTCCTGCAGGGCGGCATGAAGCACTGGGTTCGCGACGTCGAACCCGATATGCCTTTGTACTGA
- a CDS encoding zinc transporter ZntB, protein MFEEENAQWGLVHALVLDGKGGARSITRTELDDLQLQPQESLWLHWDRSHPQTQTWLRKSSGLSEFACDLLLEENTRPRLLPLPDDELLLFLRGVNLNPGAEPEDMVSVRIFAAASRVISLRLRPLRATDELLVQLAEGKGPKTSSELILYMAQYLTHKVQDLVTDLSEIVDFEEEKLDADERYTPEHGNVLQIRRRAAGLKRFLAPQRDIFAQLTRIKLPWFCNDDADYWNELNNSLTRYLEELELTRERVGLVLETEDRRLSVRMNRTMYRFGIITGIFLPMSFLTGLLGINVGGIPFSGDPYGFAIACLMMVAVALGQWWLFRRLRWV, encoded by the coding sequence ATGTTCGAGGAAGAAAACGCGCAGTGGGGGCTGGTGCATGCCCTGGTACTGGACGGTAAAGGCGGTGCGCGTTCGATTACCCGGACTGAGCTCGACGATTTGCAACTGCAGCCCCAGGAAAGCCTGTGGTTGCATTGGGATCGCAGCCATCCGCAGACCCAGACCTGGTTGCGTAAATCCAGCGGCTTGAGCGAGTTCGCGTGCGACTTGTTGCTGGAGGAAAACACCCGTCCGCGCCTGTTGCCGCTGCCGGACGACGAATTGCTGCTGTTTCTGCGAGGGGTCAACCTCAACCCGGGGGCCGAGCCGGAAGACATGGTCTCGGTGCGTATCTTCGCTGCGGCCAGTCGCGTGATTTCCTTGCGCTTGCGCCCGCTGCGCGCCACTGATGAGTTGCTGGTGCAACTGGCGGAGGGCAAAGGCCCAAAAACCTCGTCTGAACTCATCCTTTATATGGCGCAGTACCTGACCCATAAAGTGCAGGATTTGGTGACCGATCTTTCCGAAATCGTCGATTTCGAGGAAGAAAAACTTGATGCCGACGAACGGTATACTCCGGAACATGGCAATGTTTTGCAGATCCGTCGACGAGCGGCTGGGCTGAAGCGATTCCTGGCGCCGCAGCGGGATATTTTTGCCCAGCTGACGCGGATCAAATTGCCGTGGTTCTGTAACGATGATGCTGACTATTGGAACGAATTGAACAACAGCCTGACCCGTTACCTGGAAGAGCTCGAATTGACTCGGGAGCGCGTGGGGCTTGTGCTTGAGACCGAAGACCGGCGCTTGAGCGTGCGCATGAATCGCACCATGTATCGCTTTGGGATCATCACGGGAATCTTCCTGCCGATGAGTTTTCTGACCGGTTTGCTGGGTATAAACGTGGGCGGAATACCCTTCTCCGGTGACCCCTACGGATTCGCGATTGCCTGCCTGATGATGGTGGCTGTCGCGCTCGGGCAATGGTGGCTATTTCGACGATTGCGCTGGGTTTGA
- the rraA gene encoding ribonuclease E activity regulator RraA produces MNHYVTPDLCDAYPDLVQVVEPMFSNFGGRDSFGGEIVTIKCFEDNSLVKEQADQPGAGKVLVVDGGGSLRRALLGDMIAEKAAKNGWEGLVIYGCIRDVDVIAQTDLGVQALASHPMKTDKRGIGDLNVVVTFAGVTFRPGEYIYADNNGVIVSPSPLKMPE; encoded by the coding sequence ATGAACCATTACGTGACGCCCGACTTGTGCGACGCCTACCCGGACCTGGTGCAGGTGGTTGAGCCGATGTTCAGCAATTTCGGTGGCCGAGACTCCTTTGGTGGCGAAATCGTCACCATCAAATGCTTCGAAGACAACTCGTTGGTCAAGGAGCAGGCCGACCAGCCGGGTGCCGGCAAAGTGCTGGTAGTCGACGGTGGTGGTTCCCTGCGCCGCGCGTTGCTGGGTGACATGATCGCCGAGAAAGCCGCAAAAAACGGCTGGGAAGGGCTGGTGATCTACGGTTGCATCCGTGATGTCGATGTCATCGCCCAGACTGACCTGGGTGTGCAGGCACTGGCCTCTCACCCGATGAAAACCGACAAGCGCGGCATTGGCGACCTGAACGTAGTGGTGACCTTCGCGGGCGTGACCTTCCGCCCGGGTGAATACATCTATGCGGACAATAATGGTGTGATCGTCTCGCCAAGCCCGCTGAAAATGCCTGAATAA
- a CDS encoding PLP-dependent aminotransferase family protein: MAVKTNIDMVSIMREGLSSGQGVKYKRLSDVMERGILEGLIEPGRKLPPHRVLSDNLGVTIGTISRAYGELERLGLVVARVGDGTFVRKRGMERQRDEGFRNVSEEPRHYFDMSRNMHIPGQETVFLAQSFQTLSTNAKFLQDISAYTPDAGLPRYREAGAQWLVQREFHPIPEQVICVNGGQHGLLCAMMALLRAGDTVVTEQLTYPGLITAARMLGVRLIGLEMDEEGVLPGALDEVCRNHRVSALYCTPTIQNPTTAVLSVARREALVKVCREHNLLILEDEAHGVLVEDRPPPLSFFAPERTILISSLSKAVSAGLRVGYVHAPPALVSRISAALRSTCWMATPVTLELATQWIENGTAEYLLRQQINEISRRKALVRDLLTGLEYRTHLNSPHFWIEVPEPWRASEIEAELKQNNYLIATAEAFAVGQTAVPQFIRASICNTSGDDQLLRAGFDALATALGQGGDRFHL, translated from the coding sequence ATGGCTGTCAAAACAAATATTGACATGGTGTCAATTATGCGTGAGGGGTTGTCCAGCGGTCAGGGCGTGAAGTACAAGCGCCTGTCTGACGTGATGGAACGCGGCATCCTTGAAGGCTTGATTGAGCCGGGGCGAAAACTGCCGCCCCATCGGGTTCTTTCCGACAATCTGGGCGTGACCATCGGCACCATCAGCCGAGCCTACGGCGAACTGGAACGCCTTGGGTTAGTGGTGGCACGGGTGGGTGACGGTACTTTCGTACGCAAGCGTGGGATGGAGCGTCAGCGTGATGAAGGCTTTCGCAACGTCAGCGAGGAGCCACGTCATTATTTCGATATGAGCCGTAACATGCATATTCCCGGGCAGGAGACGGTGTTTCTCGCGCAGAGCTTCCAAACCCTGTCGACCAATGCCAAGTTCCTTCAAGACATCAGTGCCTACACACCCGACGCCGGTTTGCCGCGCTACCGTGAGGCCGGTGCGCAATGGCTGGTGCAGCGCGAATTTCACCCGATTCCCGAGCAGGTCATCTGTGTCAATGGCGGCCAGCATGGCTTGCTTTGCGCCATGATGGCGCTGCTGCGGGCGGGCGATACGGTGGTCACTGAACAGCTCACGTACCCTGGGCTGATTACCGCTGCGCGGATGCTCGGCGTACGTCTGATCGGTCTGGAGATGGATGAGGAAGGCGTGCTGCCCGGTGCGCTGGATGAAGTTTGTCGTAATCACCGGGTTTCGGCGCTGTACTGCACACCGACCATCCAGAATCCGACCACGGCGGTGCTGTCTGTCGCACGCCGTGAGGCTTTGGTTAAGGTATGCCGTGAGCATAATCTGCTGATTCTTGAAGACGAAGCCCACGGCGTCCTGGTGGAAGATCGCCCACCACCGCTAAGCTTTTTCGCACCGGAGCGTACGATTTTGATCAGTAGCCTGAGCAAGGCGGTGTCTGCCGGGTTACGTGTGGGATATGTGCATGCGCCACCGGCGTTGGTCAGCCGTATTTCGGCAGCGTTGCGCTCGACGTGCTGGATGGCCACGCCGGTGACCCTGGAACTGGCAACCCAGTGGATCGAAAACGGCACGGCGGAATACCTGTTACGCCAACAAATCAATGAGATCAGCCGACGCAAAGCCCTGGTGCGTGACCTGCTGACCGGCTTGGAGTACCGCACCCACCTCAACAGTCCGCATTTCTGGATTGAAGTACCGGAGCCATGGCGAGCGTCGGAAATTGAGGCGGAGCTCAAGCAGAATAATTACCTGATCGCCACCGCCGAGGCGTTTGCCGTGGGGCAAACAGCAGTGCCGCAGTTTATTCGGGCGAGCATTTGTAATACGTCGGGGGATGACCAGTTGTTGCGGGCGGGGTTTGATGCGCTGGCGACGGCGTTGGGGCAGGGTGGGGACAGGTTTCATTTGTAG
- the ppsR gene encoding pyruvate, water dikinase regulatory protein, with translation MKRSAFFISDGTGITAETLGQSLLAQFENITFAKFTRPYIDSVDKARAMVQQINLAAEKDGCRPIIFDTIVNQDIREILATSNGFMIDIFSTFLAPLEQELSEHSSYSVGKSHSIGHNSNYMERIEAVNFALDNDDGARTHYYDKADLILVGVSRCGKTPTCLYMAMQFGIRAANYPLTEDDMEHLTLPAALRAHQHKLFGLTIDPDRLTAIRNERKPNSRYSSYAQCEFEVREVENLFRRENIAHINSTHFSVEEISAKILVEKGVERRFK, from the coding sequence ATGAAACGATCTGCTTTCTTTATCTCCGACGGCACCGGCATTACAGCCGAAACATTGGGTCAGAGCCTGCTCGCGCAGTTCGAAAACATTACCTTCGCCAAATTCACGCGGCCCTATATCGACAGCGTGGATAAAGCGCGGGCCATGGTACAACAAATCAATCTGGCGGCCGAAAAAGACGGTTGTCGCCCGATCATTTTCGACACCATCGTCAATCAGGATATTCGTGAGATCCTCGCGACTTCCAATGGTTTCATGATCGACATCTTCTCCACGTTCCTGGCGCCGCTGGAGCAAGAGCTGAGTGAACACTCTTCCTATTCCGTAGGAAAGTCCCATTCCATTGGGCACAACTCCAATTATATGGAGCGTATCGAGGCGGTAAACTTCGCCCTCGACAACGATGACGGCGCCCGTACTCACTACTATGACAAGGCCGACCTGATCCTGGTGGGCGTATCCCGCTGCGGCAAGACCCCGACGTGCCTGTACATGGCCATGCAGTTCGGCATCCGCGCGGCCAACTATCCGCTGACCGAAGACGACATGGAGCACCTGACGCTGCCGGCCGCCCTGCGCGCGCACCAGCACAAGCTGTTCGGCCTGACCATCGACCCGGACCGCCTCACCGCCATCCGCAATGAGCGCAAGCCCAACAGCCGCTACTCCAGCTATGCCCAGTGCGAGTTCGAAGTGCGCGAAGTGGAAAATCTGTTCCGTCGCGAGAATATTGCGCACATCAATTCCACGCATTTCTCGGTGGAAGAGATATCGGCGAAGATTCTGGTAGAGAAAGGCGTAGAGCGACGCTTTAAATAA